TTGATAACACACATCTACAATCATTCCCTTTATACTGGGGGGGTCTGGGGTGGACCGTATCAGGATCAAGCATGGCATAACATCTGTACCACTGGAATCTCTTCAGCTCGTCCTCAAACAGACTCTTCATCTGGTCATTCAGCTTCTTCTCCACCTGACTCACAGCTCTCACCACCATCCCTTCATATGAAGGTGGATGGATACTGGTGTTGGTCCAGTCTTTAGTGGGTGGAACAGCTTTCACAGAAGAGAAGTTGTGGATGAACTGGAGGTGGTCTTCTGAGCTGGAGAGTTGCTCCATCTCAGAGCTTCTCTTCGTCAGCTCAAAGATTTCCTGCTCGAGCTCCTTGATGACGTCTGCAGCCTGTTTCTCTGCTGTTCTCTGCTTCTCTTTGACCGCCTCTGTCAGCTCATTCAGACCTCTCTCTATAGACTCCATCAAATCAACAAAGAACTGAACACCCCCCTCCAGCTCTCTGTCTGCCTCTTCCTTACTGAGCTGCACAGAGCGTTTAACCTCTTGAATCTTCTCCAGTCTCTTCAGGATCATTCCTTGAATTTCAGCCTGTTTCTTCACCAGCCCTGCCTTCTTCACTTTGTATTCCTCTTTCAGAGGAACAACATCATGGCACTTGTGGTCTGAAACAgagcacacaacacagacacacatctgATCGGTCTTGCAGAACATCTCCAGCGGTTTATCATGTTTTGAACATATCCTTCGTTCCAGGCTCTTAACAGGGTCGATCAGCTGATGTCTCTTTAGGCCTGAAACAGTCTGATGAGGCTGCAGGTGAGTCTCACAGTAGGAGGTCAGACACACCAGACAGGActtcagagccttcagtttggtcccagtacaaacatcacagagaACTTCTCCTGGTTTAGCAGACTGTTGCTCTGATCTCctcgtgctgctgctgctgctgctgctggcttcCTGCTGAGCTGACAGCTTGAACTGAGCAGCCATCTCAGAGATGAAAGTATTGACATGGAGCTCGGGTCTTGTGTAGTACTTCCTTTTACAGATGGGGCACTCACACAGAGGACTGCTGTTCCAGTGCTGAGTGATGCAGTTCTTGCAGAAGTTGTGTCCACATGGTGTACTGACTGGATCTGTGAACACTTCCAGACAAATGCAGCACAGAAACTGGTCTTCAGACAGCAGACAGCTGGCAGCAGACATGTCCACACTGGGGGGATaaatggagagaaagaaaaaactgtaactgcATTATCGTTCAATAATTCAGCTCACAAAAGTCAGACAATGTGTGGAGGCTATAATTTACTTGATTTCTTTGTTATGTTTTCTTCCTCCTATTCACCTCTAATTTTGAAAGTAGAAGTACAAAtactactgttaaaaaaaagtaatctaGTAAAAGTTTAAGTACTGTTGTCAGAGTCCAGGAGGCCATTTATACGAACAGGGAACGACCATCTCTAAatcgaggaggggcctaagggtacatctgtcatgatcttacaatgctgtgattgcagccgttccccaactctctgtgaatgggactcatggccattgaccAGTGGTTGTTGACTAAtagtcatgagaatttgcattttAACGATCATCAtaataatgatgaaggaactgacctcccagcccattgttccttcagtgggctggtttcagtcacttggatgagtgacgaaacgtttctcccactgaaaacgtccagatgaacagaatcaacttttggggagtCTCACGCTGTGAGGTGTGGTTCCTAGGGGAGGAACCACACCTCACAGCTGGTCTGGGCTGCGGTGTCGCTGCACCCCCTTTCAACTGACGGTGCTGATGCACAGGATGGGGGAAGGGGACAATCCCCAGGTTTTCCTGGAGACCTTCCAGGCCACTGCGGAGGCATGACAGTGGCCTCTGGTGGAGTGGGCGCCACCACTACTACCAATACTGGCGGGAGAGGCTCAGACTGCGGGACCGAGTCTGCCGCCGACGTCGCGAGGGAACTGTCTGCTAGGCCATGCTGGACCTACTGGGCCGGGGTGGGCCTTTCGAGTGAGGTCCCATCATCTCCGGAAATTCCCACCATGGGAGATTTCCCACTGGAGCAGTCTCGTGATGACACCCTACGCTCAGCCTTCGACCAAGTGGTAGACATTGATGGTCATGTGGTGTGCCCTAAAGCCGTGTGGACCTACCTGCGCTTCGTATTGTGGAAAGATAGGTTAT
The Maylandia zebra isolate NMK-2024a linkage group LG7, Mzebra_GT3a, whole genome shotgun sequence DNA segment above includes these coding regions:
- the LOC143419578 gene encoding E3 ubiquitin/ISG15 ligase TRIM25-like, which produces MSAASCLLSEDQFLCCICLEVFTDPVSTPCGHNFCKNCITQHWNSSPLCECPICKRKYYTRPELHVNTFISEMAAQFKLSAQQEASSSSSSSTRRSEQQSAKPGEVLCDVCTGTKLKALKSCLVCLTSYCETHLQPHQTVSGLKRHQLIDPVKSLERRICSKHDKPLEMFCKTDQMCVCVVCSVSDHKCHDVVPLKEEYKVKKAGLVKKQAEIQGMILKRLEKIQEVKRSVQLSKEEADRELEGGVQFFVDLMESIERGLNELTEAVKEKQRTAEKQAADVIKELEQEIFELTKRSSEMEQLSSSEDHLQFIHNFSSVKAVPPTKDWTNTSIHPPSYEGMVVRAVSQVEKKLNDQMKSLFEDELKRFQWYRCYAMLDPDTVHPRPPQYKGNDCRCVLSNLGYSSGRFYFEVKVDKWSTWTLGVTRKDNVKGQVQLSSSNGFWTLCLCSDGYVVSTEPAVHLSLRSKPVKVGVYVHYDEGLVCFYDVSTAALIYSFSDCSFTEKLYLFFSPCSNDGNNIHTGGFGCVIQ